Genomic window (Eublepharis macularius isolate TG4126 chromosome 6, MPM_Emac_v1.0, whole genome shotgun sequence):
ATAAGGTTGCCAAATTTGGCTGGATGGCAATGAAGAACAGGAGATTGTTCATTACTAATTAAGCATAGTCTTGTATATGGTTTTATGATATACTAAATTCTAAATTTTAAACTTTTTGAGGTAATGTAAGGCAATGTAATTTATCACTATATTGATGTACCTTTTAAACTGTATGCTCTACTTTTATCCTTGTAACCTCCTTGCTGGTCTAGGACCATAATAAATTTGATGTGATTTGATTTGTTACCTTTTAGCATTGGATATTattaggcttgccaggcctcccatTTTTCACACTTGTTCTCTACTCTTCCCCGGCAGAATACTTGCCCAGTGAAATAAAAACAGCAACTTCACCACGGTTGCCACAACACATCCAAGTAAAACCTGGATGTGAcacagggtagctctaggaatcactggaaactctatggtaaaaccatagacttACTCTCTGTCATGTCTGGGTTTTATCTGGAAATGATGTACTCTTGCCCCCTTCTCTGTGCAACCAGAACTCACCAGGCTtggcctgacaaccctagataTGCTATCATTGTGCTATAgccatcatttgcaactggattttcctatgTAGACAAGCTACTCTAAGTATGAAAGATTGCTACAGTGCAATTATAGTACAGTATCAATATGTAGATGCAGTCCTAGAGAACCATTCAAGAAACTGCATGGTCCCTCAGATCGTAATCTGAAAGACTACTGCCTTAGGAGTTGAAGGGATTCCTTGTAGGAGACCAGCCTTTGCTGTGCTGCCTAGACAGATGCAGAGAAGTGCTGCGAAGAGGCAGCTGTTTCCTATCTGGCCACCTGTTTTTGAGCCGCTGTCAGAATAATTATATGGTTATTTACTGGCCCAGTTAAGACCTAAGCTATTAACTTGGGAACCTGTTCACTGAAGTGTGACTCCAGTTTAAGGCAAACATTGTGGGCCTCCAGCCTTTCTGACACATAGGCAGAATTTCTGCTTCCTTTCCCCTCGTCAGATTCTTGTGAACCTATTATGAGGCCAGTGCACTTTAATGCTTGAGTGGCTATAAGCCAAGAAAAGGTTACAAAGTGCAAAACTGCCATGCGTTCACCCATTACGATGGTGCAGCAAGAGATACCTAATTGCTCATGTACTCTGCGCTCTggttacaaaaggcacaaatgTGCCTTTCTGGTGTCTGCGCGATGTATTTTGATGGGACATTTCTATTTATGCCAAAATCTGAATATTTTGGCAAGGCTTAGGTGCACTTTGGGGGTGCTACTTTTTCTCCTGGTAAATACTTTTTGCGTTGCTTTAACAGACCATGTatattctttttattcatttattagtcTCCTGTATTTTCAATACTGGAATCTGATTTCTGTACCCATACCACACTTGACATAGTCATGGTTACCAAAGGAAAAGTAAGGGGAGGGGCGACTGATCCTTCCATTCTTGATTGTGTGCAAGAGAATGCTGGGGTCCCAATCCTCCATCAAGAGAAAAGCTCTTACAATTTGTGAGTGGGATGGCAGAAATATTGAATGAGTAGGGGTTAGTAAGGAACAAGGAAATGAAGgatgtcagagtaggatctgcaAGAACCGGGTTCAGATTCCtaccctgccatggaagattgctgagtgatcttgggccagtaacacccagtctaacctacctcccagggttgttgtgaggacaaaatggaggcaagAGGAATGATGTAAGGAGTTTTGGGTCCCCGtttggaagaaaggtgaggtatatatgcagtaaataaatcaatactaaaaaaaagctttaaaatgtCCTGTTTCCCAAATCTTGGGAAAAAGCAGAATTGTAATATTTTATGTTAGTGCttcagctaggattgccaacaggcctggaaaatgtcctatccctttaatagagacttaatgggATGCTATTTATCTCATGATGTTATTTTGGGCTTGCCAGGTTGCCCACTATAGTAGGCAacatcccacccacccatccacccaaGCTCtatctcccactgctgctcagcagGGCTGGAACTAGGCTTGCCGGCatccagggcaaccatagtctgACCCCTTGCGCTCAGAGGGCATGCAGTCCCGgcaccatgtgatgacatcacttttgtgatgtcatcacgcagggcagagtgTGACACCCACATAGTGCACcggcagaggcagcgtgcggggctgggaagctgcccgcgccattcacctccctgcaggacggggtggctggctgccccctgtcctgcggggcaggtgaatggcacgggtggcttcgcagccccctgcgctgccttttgcctgccccgcaggacagggggcatgcggcaggctggcctccccctgtcctgtggggcaggcaaaaggcagcacaaggggctgggaggctgcctgagcTGCCGCCTGGacactcccagcagctggcagctgcttccagcgccccctccctagtggcaccaggggcagactacccccctgcccccctcgatctggccctgctgctCAGTGGCACAACCTTAATTTACATCCACACATGAAGACTTTAAACtgtccatttctacacattaagatCTCTTGACCAGTCATCATGTAGTGTTTAACAGCTGGGCCTTGGATAATGATTACATGTTGTTTTTTAAGTCTCATGAGGCATTAAAAGAACAGAATCTTGTCAATAATATGGATGCTCTAATACCCACCTACTTGGTTCACGTTCTGTTTGTCAGTCTCAAACAGAAAACCAGTTTTTCTTTGGACATATCAGCTGCTCATGAACCATTCAAGACTGTTGAGTTACTTTTCACATATGCAAATGCTAAAGTACCGTGCAATTAGCTGTATTTCATGCATAAAGAGGTGGGAGTCCACATTTACTCCCCTCATCCACTGACTGCTGCTGCCTGGCATATAAATAATACTTGCATAAATAACCAGTGAGAAATCAATCTACAATTATATGTAAAACTTGTGTTTTTATTTCAGCCTGCGTCATTGAAGTTATTCTGTGTATGCACATTTCACCAAGCCTTATGGGAGTTGTAGTACCCTCTCTgtgtcatttaattacctgaccatCCATGAGCTTGGGGAAGAATTAATTTCACCTACTGTACAGATACAAAAGTGCTTGCAAGGCAGCAGGAAATTAAAGTGAAACTTCACAGTTAACCATGCAGCCTCAAATGTGTTTGAAAGCTGTTCAAGGCAGACAGTGGTGAGCCAAACAGAGCCAGTGCTTGAGCCCCAACTAACCACACCCGTTGAACATACTATTCTCCCATAGACCTCCTTCCATACCAGGTCCTCCCTGGCaacctggagggggtgggggctcaccgttgatgtcatcacattgctggGGATGCACTGCCACTCCCATATgccaagaagtgatgtcagcatgtcacctGGGTATGCTGAAGACACTCTGGTATTGGGGCAAAACTCTAAGGAGTTTTGTCCAAATTCTAGAGCGTCCCCTGCAATgttctgatgtcacttctggacacaTGGGGAGTGATTTCAGTGTGAAAGGACGCTGCTGACATCCCCCTTTCCCACCATTTCCCCCCGCCACTCAGCTGAGTTGTGGTGGGAAACACCTGCTAGTGGCAAGGGATCCCTCATCCTGACCGCGGCAATGGTAAACCTATTCCAtattttccttttattcccttagaagctcataGATTAACAAATCTTGAACAGTAAAAAGTtcttttttcctcattttttGCATGCAAGGGATAGAAAGATGGAGACAAATTTTGCTACCGCCAAAGCAATCTCAGAATCATTTTCTCTTGGAAAATAAAACCGTGTTTCTGAGGTGTAGATGGGTGAGTGATCAGTAATAAGTGGCTTAATATAGTAGTGTATCAATCCTATTAAGATCGCAAGGGCAGATTCTTTTAGAATAAGGCCTATTCATAAACCTTCCTTCTAATACCATAGAAGGTATAATATTCAACCTTGCAaataaaaaaacccctctgcAATAGCGTGGAACAGTTAAACAATACATACATGGTGGTAAGGATTCGCCCTGCTCTCTGTTTCCCCAACTTCAGAGGTGAAGCTGATATTACCTGTGTGCTTGCCAGATTCAGCGTGGATGTCTGAACTTGGTCATTTTTAGGCACGTACCTGCAAACGGGAGATTTGATCATCAACATAAGGTATTGATTTAGCTTTAGAGTTGTCTTTGGAAAAGAATCCAGAGATTGTAATAGCTGCATGCTAGGCAGGAGTTCAACAGATAAAGTTTGCTAGCTTAGGTACATAGTTGTGGGGAAACTTGCAGTGGGTGATGTCAGCCAGGCACCTGTTACAGAAGCTTTGCCTGCTGGGAGACTTGACTGTTCCTATCCCATAGCAAATGCAGTTTTGTTGTGAGCACTGGGAATGGCCATCACTTTATAAATGGCGTGGTAGGCGACTTTAAATGTTCTACTTGAACCAGCTGTGGAATCTCTAAGGAATAACAATTGGTGTTGATCATCTTGAGAATCCCATTTAGTTAAGTGCTGGATAAACATTGTAAAGAGTTTAAGATGTTATTATTGAACCTTTCATTATCTAAAAACTTATTACTGAAAGTTGAACAAATAACTAAACATGTAACAGAAATGtggaaaaggaaaaaacattTGAGTCAACAATCGTGGTTAGATTGGTTAAAAATCTTGACCCCAGattacatttattttagaagctgttCCCTGATTTATAGCTCAAAGAACAAACACTCGAAATGGTTTACAAAAAAAGTTAAAACAATTATGATAAATGCACagtatggccgttttcacactgccttaTTTTTCCGCCCACATCCCGCTTCACCGGATGCCGCTATTTCCACAAAGTGTTCACATAACCGCGAATAATCCGATCCCCTCTCGGTTTCCACTGTTCTCACGCGCctggtaaaaagcgccatttctTTCCAAGGGCTCTGCAGCGTCATCAATCACAAGACGCAGCACacgcccccctttttttttttggtctgcgGCTCAATAGCGATATACCAAAGTATCAGTAGACTTCATTGCTGTTGACTCCACCCTGCACGCACACAATTGGTTGCTTTCTTTGCCACCACGTTTTCCCTTATTCTATTGGTTGATCAATAAGGCGGGCGAATTTGAACCGATAAGTGGCTTCTGAGTTGCTTTGGACAGTGCTTTCTTTTCTTGGAATTGTGTTGGTGGATGTTTAGCCATGGCATCCCATGTCGCTGTATTCCTTTCGTTGGCCAGATTAGTCTTCAGCTTAATTCAAACAAATCTTCAGCTTCATCTGGCATACCTCAGATGGATCATGCACCACAGAACAGACTACATCCGACTCAGAGATGCCCTCTCTCGCAGGCAGAAGCAAAGGCAGAGGCTTGCCATCAAAAGGAGACAATGCATGATAGAACAGTGGTTTTGTTTGGCCGAAGGGTATGTTCCCCGAAAAAAATGGGTCACCGAAAAAAGCCAGGATTGGTGGGAAAGAATTGTGCTTCGCTGCTGGGAAGAGCAAGACTGGTTGGAGTGTTTTCGGATGACACGGGAAACTTTTGAGCACATAGTCCGTATCCTCAGACCACGTCTTGAACGCCAAGAAACATCCTTCCGACAACCCGTATCAGTAGAGAAAAGGGTGGCGGTAGCAATCTGGTGCCTGGCCACGGGCAGCTGCTATAGGCAGGCGAAAGACCAGTTTGGCATTGGTCTTGCCACCGTGtgttctgctgtcctggaagtgtgCTATGCTCTAGAGACTGAGCTGCTCTCGAAGACCATCTCCCTGGGAGGCGAAGTTGGCGCGGTGAGTATatcactcccccttttttttataaTGACAATGCATCGAACAGTGATATACCATTATTTCGTTTGATTACAGTTGATGGCAGACCAAAACCGTGCTTCCACGAGTCAGTTTTAGCTTCATCTAATAGTGCTCCCCATCTTCTCTTTCTTACAGATTATGGATGGCTTTGCAGCAATGGGCTTCCCTCATTGTGTTGGAGCCATAGACGGGACCCATATTCCCATATGTGCTCCTGGTGGTAGCCCGGAGCAGTATGGGAACAGGAAAAAATTTTCTTCGATACTCCTGCAAGGCACAGTAGACCACCGTGGACGTTTTATCGACGTGGAAATTGGGTGGAGTGGTAAGAACCACGACGCCTTTGTCTTCAAGAATTCAGCAATTTGCGCGGCCATGGATGCAGGCACATTTATTCCAGGGAATCCAAGTCTGCAATTGGGAGGTGTCGCGGTCCCACCAGTAATAATATCAGATGGTGCCTATCCACTTCGCCGCTGGT
Coding sequences:
- the LOC129332709 gene encoding putative nuclease HARBI1, whose product is MTRETFEHIVRILRPRLERQETSFRQPVSVEKRVAVAIWCLATGSCYRQAKDQFGIGLATVCSAVLEVCYALETELLSKTISLGGEVGAIMDGFAAMGFPHCVGAIDGTHIPICAPGGSPEQYGNRKKFSSILLQGTVDHRGRFIDVEIGWSGKNHDAFVFKNSAICAAMDAGTFIPGNPSLQLGGVAVPPVIISDGAYPLRRWLMKPYGTHGETNAHKHFDRALCRSRNVVERCFGRLKSRWRCLATRLNCREENVVAVVTACTILHNICEEHGHNSLCHMGDPNPVLVPQEEEAGLEPDRSHLEEGKVVREALATFMFANARQ